A section of the Agrobacterium tumefaciens genome encodes:
- the rpmI gene encoding 50S ribosomal protein L35: MPKMKTKSAAKKRFKITATGKVVAAAAGKRHGMIKRTNKFIRDARGTMVLAEADGKKVVKNYLPNGL, encoded by the coding sequence ATGCCCAAGATGAAGACGAAGTCCGCTGCAAAGAAGCGGTTCAAGATCACCGCGACCGGCAAGGTCGTTGCAGCCGCCGCCGGCAAGCGCCACGGCATGATCAAGCGTACCAACAAGTTCATTCGCGACGCGCGTGGAACCATGGTTCTCGCCGAAGCTGACGGCAAGAAGGTCGTCAAGAACTACCTGCCGAACGGTCTCTGA
- the rplT gene encoding 50S ribosomal protein L20: MARVKRGVTSRAKHTKTLKAAKGFYGRRKNTIRAAKAAVDRSKQYAYRDRKVNKRNFRALWIQRINAAVREFGLTYGRFIDGLNKAGIEVDRKVLSDMAIHEPAAFGALVEAAKKALEYLKDAGTTNEFETAVK, encoded by the coding sequence ATGGCACGCGTAAAACGTGGCGTAACTTCCCGCGCCAAGCACACCAAGACACTCAAGGCAGCCAAGGGCTTCTACGGCCGCCGCAAGAACACCATCCGCGCAGCAAAGGCTGCCGTGGATCGTTCCAAGCAGTACGCTTACCGCGACCGCAAGGTCAACAAGCGCAACTTCCGCGCTCTGTGGATCCAGCGTATCAACGCTGCTGTTCGCGAATTCGGCCTGACCTACGGCCGCTTCATCGACGGCCTGAACAAGGCTGGCATCGAAGTCGACCGCAAGGTTCTGTCCGACATGGCCATCCATGAGCCGGCAGCATTCGGCGCGCTCGTTGAAGCAGCGAAGAAGGCGCTTGAGTACCTCAAGGATGCTGGTACCACCAACGAGTTTGAAACCGCCGTTAAGTAA
- a CDS encoding lipopolysaccharide kinase InaA family protein: MLVTANEAEKAEGFYVHLDDADIAALMRVLLNSDRRIQKLELSQLTVWIKRQGTERVTWWMKMQKLLSKLLPYAFLRPSEPLDGAGLMQRELETLQQFQQCGFPVPPLIYSSRTAVVLGDVGPTLMERMDALKASDPHEHDALLVKSAEALGELHAAGLCHGRPHVRDFFLADGRVGFMDFEERPQDVMPLATAQARDIWLLFLQVATRACEADGTRNAAFSRWLENAPPRAVDELSRLTRILGRFLPLARLIGRVRMGSDLRRFIMATDYLMNAVNTDAAVRKTGKAGKDD, encoded by the coding sequence ATGCTGGTTACTGCAAATGAGGCTGAAAAGGCCGAGGGTTTTTACGTTCACCTTGACGATGCCGATATCGCGGCGCTGATGCGCGTTTTGCTGAACAGTGACCGCCGCATCCAGAAGCTCGAACTCTCGCAGCTGACAGTCTGGATAAAACGGCAGGGCACGGAGCGGGTGACCTGGTGGATGAAGATGCAGAAGCTGCTGTCGAAGCTACTGCCCTATGCTTTTCTTCGCCCGTCGGAGCCGCTTGACGGCGCAGGCCTCATGCAGCGGGAACTGGAAACCTTGCAGCAGTTCCAACAATGCGGCTTCCCCGTTCCGCCGCTGATCTACTCATCCCGCACGGCCGTGGTGCTGGGCGACGTGGGGCCGACGCTGATGGAGCGAATGGATGCGCTGAAGGCGTCCGATCCCCATGAGCATGACGCCCTTTTGGTCAAATCTGCGGAAGCGCTCGGGGAGTTGCATGCTGCAGGCCTCTGCCACGGCCGCCCGCATGTCCGCGACTTCTTTCTGGCCGATGGCCGGGTTGGCTTCATGGATTTCGAGGAGCGCCCCCAGGATGTGATGCCGCTCGCGACAGCGCAGGCCCGCGATATCTGGCTGCTGTTTTTGCAGGTCGCCACTCGTGCCTGTGAAGCCGACGGAACCCGTAACGCCGCCTTTTCGCGGTGGCTCGAAAACGCCCCGCCGCGGGCAGTCGACGAATTAAGCCGCCTGACCCGCATTCTCGGGCGTTTTTTACCGCTTGCCCGGTTGATCGGGCGCGTGCGGATGGGTAGTGATCTGCGACGCTTTATCATGGCGACCGACTATCTGATGAATGCTGTGAACACCGACGCCGCTGTTAGAAAAACCGGCAAGGCAGGAAAAGATGACTGA
- the pheS gene encoding phenylalanine--tRNA ligase subunit alpha, with protein MTELDTLKSQLVSEIAAAADEPAIEAVRVSALGKKGSVSELLKTLGSMSPEERQTRGAAINQLKTEITDLIGERKNALKDAAIAARLKAETVDVSLPVRQSPTERGRIHPISQIVDEITAIFADMGFSIAEGPDIETDYYNFTALNFPEGHPAREMHDTFFLPPDEKGERKVLRTHTSPVQVRTMESQKPPIRIVIPGKTYRQDSDATHSPMFHQVEGLVIDKKAHVGNLRWILEEFCKTFFEVDSVVMRFRPSFFPFTEPSFEVDIQCDRSGPIVKFGEGKDWMEILGCGMVHPNVLRAGGLDPDEYQGFAWGMGLDRIAMLKYGMPDLRDFFNADVRWMTHYGFRPLDMPTLFGGLSV; from the coding sequence ATGACTGAACTTGATACCTTGAAATCGCAACTGGTGTCGGAAATCGCCGCCGCTGCCGATGAGCCGGCCATCGAGGCCGTCCGTGTTTCCGCGCTCGGCAAGAAGGGCTCGGTTTCGGAGCTTCTGAAGACGCTTGGCAGCATGAGCCCGGAAGAGCGCCAGACCCGTGGTGCCGCCATCAATCAACTGAAGACCGAGATTACCGATCTGATCGGCGAGCGCAAGAATGCGCTGAAGGATGCTGCCATCGCTGCGCGCCTGAAGGCGGAAACCGTCGATGTCAGCCTGCCGGTCCGTCAGTCACCGACGGAGCGCGGCCGCATTCATCCGATCAGCCAGATCGTTGATGAAATCACCGCGATCTTTGCGGATATGGGTTTTTCGATTGCGGAAGGCCCCGATATCGAGACCGATTATTACAACTTCACGGCTCTGAACTTCCCGGAAGGCCATCCGGCCCGCGAAATGCACGACACCTTCTTCTTGCCACCGGATGAAAAGGGTGAGCGCAAGGTGCTGCGCACGCACACCTCGCCGGTACAGGTCCGCACCATGGAGAGCCAGAAGCCGCCGATCCGCATCGTCATTCCCGGCAAGACCTATCGCCAGGATTCCGACGCCACCCATTCGCCCATGTTCCATCAGGTCGAGGGGCTTGTCATCGACAAGAAGGCGCATGTGGGCAATCTGCGCTGGATTCTCGAGGAGTTCTGCAAGACCTTCTTCGAGGTCGACAGCGTCGTCATGCGCTTCCGCCCGTCCTTCTTTCCCTTCACGGAGCCAAGCTTCGAAGTGGACATCCAGTGCGATCGTTCCGGCCCTATCGTCAAGTTCGGCGAAGGCAAGGACTGGATGGAAATCCTCGGCTGCGGCATGGTGCACCCGAACGTCCTGCGCGCCGGCGGGCTGGACCCGGACGAGTATCAGGGCTTTGCCTGGGGCATGGGCCTCGACCGCATCGCCATGCTGAAATACGGCATGCCTGACCTGCGTGACTTCTTCAACGCCGATGTCCGCTGGATGACCCATTACGGCTTCCGGCCGCTCGACATGCCGACGCTGTTCGGCGGTCTGAGCGTTTAA
- the pheT gene encoding phenylalanine--tRNA ligase subunit beta yields the protein MKFTLSWLKDHLDTDATLDEICERLTAIGLEVEDVDDKAAYKPFVIAKVVSAEKHPEADRLKVLMVDAGDGKPVQIVCGAPNARAGLVGALARPGTYVPGIDVTLAVGKIRGVESHGMMCSEKELNISDDHDGIIDLPDDAPVGTSFASYAGLDDPVIEINLTPNRPDCTSIYGIARDLAASGLGKLKTKPAPSFKVEGATPVDVKLDLDDPALCPGFSLRIVRGVKNGPSPKWMQQRLLAIGLRPINALVDITNYMTFDQGRPMHVFDAAKVKGDLTVRRAVEGETILALDQREYKLGPNNVVIADENGLESIGGVMGGEHSGCDENTVDVLIESALWDPINIAKTGRSLGIITDARYRFERGVDPEYMVPGLERTTELVLELCGGVPGEARIVGYKGYEPKVVDFPLAEVKRLTGLEVSAEESLAILKGLGFGVEGTGERVSVTVPSWRPDVDGKADLVEEVMRIHGVDNIKPEPLESLGAVNGRILTTLQIRTRTARRALASRGMLEAVTWSFIPEAQAKLFGGGSPALKLANPIAADMSDMRPSLLPGLLTAAQRNADKGYGDVAIFEVSGTYEGDTPDTQRRVAGGVRRGTASLAGSGRMWSNAAKGGGKPVDVYDAKADALAVLEACGLPMANVQIEAGAPAWYHPGRSGTIKMGPKVVLGYFGEFHPKTLSELDISGAYCGFEIYIDAMQEPKKKATRTKPALELSPFQAVKRDFAFVVEKSVEAAAIIKAATSADRKLITGVNVFDIFEGASLGENRKSVAIEVQIQPIDKTLTDEDFEALTAKIVGNVEKSTGGVLRA from the coding sequence ATGAAATTCACTCTTTCCTGGCTCAAAGACCATCTCGATACGGATGCGACGCTGGACGAGATTTGCGAGCGGTTGACGGCGATTGGCCTTGAGGTCGAAGACGTTGACGACAAGGCGGCCTACAAGCCCTTCGTCATTGCCAAGGTGGTTTCCGCTGAAAAGCACCCCGAGGCAGACCGCCTGAAGGTGCTGATGGTGGATGCCGGTGACGGCAAGCCGGTGCAGATCGTCTGCGGTGCACCGAATGCGCGCGCGGGCCTCGTCGGTGCGCTGGCACGTCCCGGCACCTATGTTCCGGGCATCGATGTGACGCTCGCTGTCGGGAAGATTCGCGGCGTCGAAAGCCATGGCATGATGTGCTCCGAAAAGGAGCTGAACATATCCGATGATCACGACGGCATCATCGATCTGCCTGACGATGCACCTGTCGGTACGTCCTTTGCCAGCTATGCCGGCTTGGACGATCCGGTCATCGAGATCAACCTGACGCCGAACCGTCCGGACTGCACCTCCATCTACGGCATTGCGCGCGATCTCGCGGCATCCGGTCTCGGCAAGCTGAAGACGAAGCCTGCACCCTCCTTCAAGGTGGAAGGCGCAACGCCCGTCGACGTGAAGCTGGATCTGGACGATCCCGCGCTCTGCCCCGGCTTCTCACTCCGCATCGTGCGCGGCGTGAAGAATGGCCCCAGCCCCAAGTGGATGCAGCAGCGGCTTCTGGCGATCGGCCTGCGCCCAATCAATGCGCTTGTTGATATCACCAACTACATGACCTTCGATCAGGGCCGGCCGATGCACGTCTTCGACGCCGCGAAGGTCAAAGGCGATCTCACCGTGCGCCGTGCGGTAGAGGGCGAGACCATACTCGCGCTCGACCAGCGTGAATATAAGCTCGGCCCGAACAATGTCGTCATCGCCGACGAAAACGGCCTCGAATCCATCGGCGGCGTTATGGGTGGCGAACATTCCGGCTGCGATGAAAACACCGTCGACGTGCTGATTGAATCCGCACTCTGGGATCCCATCAATATCGCCAAGACCGGACGCTCCCTCGGCATCATCACCGATGCGCGTTATCGTTTCGAGCGGGGCGTCGATCCGGAATATATGGTTCCGGGCCTGGAGCGCACCACCGAACTGGTTCTCGAGCTCTGCGGCGGCGTTCCCGGCGAAGCCAGGATCGTTGGTTACAAGGGCTACGAACCCAAAGTCGTCGACTTCCCGCTTGCGGAAGTGAAGCGCCTGACAGGCCTCGAAGTCTCGGCTGAAGAGAGTCTCGCCATTCTAAAGGGTCTGGGTTTTGGTGTCGAGGGAACCGGCGAGCGCGTCTCCGTTACCGTGCCCTCCTGGCGGCCGGATGTCGATGGCAAGGCCGATCTGGTCGAAGAAGTCATGCGCATCCATGGCGTCGACAATATCAAGCCGGAGCCGCTGGAAAGCCTCGGCGCCGTCAATGGTCGTATCCTGACCACGCTGCAGATCCGCACCCGCACCGCGCGCCGGGCGCTGGCAAGCCGCGGCATGCTTGAGGCTGTTACCTGGTCCTTCATTCCAGAAGCGCAGGCAAAGCTGTTCGGCGGCGGTTCACCGGCGCTCAAACTCGCAAACCCCATCGCGGCCGATATGTCTGACATGCGGCCCTCGCTTCTGCCCGGTCTTCTCACCGCTGCCCAGCGCAATGCCGACAAGGGTTATGGTGACGTCGCGATCTTCGAGGTCTCCGGCACCTATGAGGGCGATACGCCCGATACGCAGCGCCGTGTTGCCGGTGGTGTTCGCCGCGGCACGGCTTCGCTCGCGGGCAGCGGCCGCATGTGGTCGAATGCGGCCAAGGGCGGTGGCAAGCCGGTTGACGTCTATGACGCCAAGGCCGATGCACTGGCTGTGCTTGAGGCCTGCGGTCTGCCCATGGCCAATGTCCAGATCGAAGCAGGGGCGCCCGCCTGGTATCACCCAGGCCGCTCCGGCACCATCAAGATGGGTCCGAAAGTTGTGCTCGGCTATTTCGGTGAGTTCCATCCGAAAACGCTGTCCGAGCTGGATATATCCGGCGCCTATTGCGGTTTTGAGATCTATATCGACGCTATGCAGGAGCCGAAAAAGAAGGCGACCCGCACCAAGCCGGCGCTCGAGCTTTCGCCGTTCCAGGCGGTGAAGCGCGACTTCGCTTTCGTGGTTGAGAAATCGGTCGAGGCGGCTGCCATCATCAAAGCGGCAACCAGCGCGGATCGCAAGCTGATCACGGGTGTCAACGTCTTCGATATTTTCGAGGGAGCATCGCTCGGAGAAAATCGCAAGTCGGTCGCCATCGAAGTCCAGATTCAGCCGATCGATAAAACGCTGACGGATGAGGATTTCGAAGCGCTCACGGCAAAGATCGTCGGCAATGTCGAAAAATCGACAGGCGGCGTTCTGCGCGCCTGA
- a CDS encoding aldo/keto reductase → MRSRTLGNNLTVSALGLGCMGMTHAYSPTGDENSAIATLHRAVDLGVTFFDTAEVYGPYTNEVLVGKGLKPYRDKVVIATKFGFKIDGSKPAGQMMVGTDGRPENVRAVAEASLKRLDVDAINLFYQHRVDPDVPIEETVGAMAELVKQGKVKHLGLSEASAETLRKAHATHPIAAIQSEYSLWTRDPEENGVLDTCRELGIGFVPFSPLGRGALTGALKSLDGLAADDFRRGLPRFQGENFDANLALVKLLEDMAAEKGVTAGQLALAWVLAQGDFIVPIPGTTKIANLEKNVAAADVSLTRQEVENLGSLLAPSKVAGKRYPERMSQMANR, encoded by the coding sequence ATGAGAAGCAGAACCCTTGGAAACAATCTGACCGTTTCGGCACTTGGTCTTGGGTGCATGGGAATGACCCATGCCTACAGCCCGACAGGTGATGAAAACAGCGCGATCGCGACGCTTCATCGCGCCGTTGATCTTGGCGTTACTTTTTTCGATACGGCGGAGGTTTATGGGCCTTACACGAATGAAGTTCTCGTCGGCAAGGGGCTGAAGCCCTATCGCGACAAGGTGGTGATTGCCACCAAGTTCGGTTTCAAGATCGATGGTAGCAAACCGGCCGGGCAGATGATGGTAGGAACCGACGGTCGGCCGGAAAATGTCCGCGCTGTCGCCGAAGCGTCTCTCAAGCGTCTCGACGTTGACGCCATCAATCTCTTTTATCAGCACCGCGTCGATCCCGATGTGCCGATCGAAGAAACGGTCGGAGCGATGGCCGAACTGGTGAAACAAGGCAAGGTAAAGCATCTCGGCCTCTCCGAAGCCAGTGCAGAAACGCTTCGCAAGGCCCATGCCACCCACCCGATTGCCGCGATTCAGAGCGAATATTCGCTGTGGACCCGCGACCCGGAAGAAAATGGCGTGCTGGATACCTGCCGTGAGCTCGGCATCGGTTTCGTCCCCTTCAGCCCTCTTGGGCGCGGTGCGCTGACCGGAGCGCTGAAATCGCTGGATGGACTCGCAGCCGATGATTTCCGGCGCGGCTTGCCGCGTTTCCAAGGCGAAAACTTCGACGCCAATCTAGCGCTGGTCAAGCTTCTGGAAGACATGGCGGCAGAAAAAGGCGTGACTGCCGGGCAACTGGCATTGGCCTGGGTGTTGGCGCAGGGCGATTTCATCGTGCCGATCCCCGGCACCACGAAGATTGCCAATCTTGAGAAAAACGTCGCGGCGGCGGACGTATCCCTGACACGGCAAGAAGTCGAAAACCTCGGCTCGTTGCTGGCTCCTTCGAAGGTAGCGGGCAAACGATACCCTGAGCGCATGTCACAGATGGCCAACCGTTAA
- a CDS encoding LysR family transcriptional regulator, which produces MNRVQLSQLAVLSAVAEGRSFRKAAAELGIAPSAVSHAVSSLETSLGLRLLHRTTRSVSPTEEGKRLLETLGPALADIDAVIDTLAEQVGRPAGPLRITLPRLAAEDLIVPRLGEFLRLYPEISLEISTDDRFEDIVAKGFDAGLRLGEHLDADMIAVKASGEWRGAIVGSPSYFADNPPPHDPRDLIRHRCIRRRFASGLIYRWELEKDGKPLVVDVQGPLILSDQSLIRRAAIDGAGLAFVFEQRVEDDIRQGRLTRVLDEWCAPFDGFYIYYPSRRQMRPALRAFVDFFRFRS; this is translated from the coding sequence ATGAATCGCGTACAACTCTCCCAATTGGCCGTTCTTTCCGCCGTTGCGGAAGGCCGCAGCTTTCGCAAGGCCGCGGCCGAACTCGGTATCGCCCCCTCCGCCGTCAGCCACGCGGTTTCCTCACTGGAGACCAGCCTCGGCTTGCGGCTGCTGCACCGTACCACCCGCAGCGTTTCTCCGACAGAGGAGGGAAAGCGCCTTCTTGAAACCTTAGGCCCCGCTCTTGCCGACATTGACGCGGTCATCGATACCTTGGCCGAACAGGTCGGCAGACCGGCTGGCCCCTTGCGTATTACGTTACCGAGGCTTGCCGCCGAAGACCTTATCGTACCCAGACTGGGGGAGTTCCTGCGGCTCTATCCCGAAATCTCTCTCGAGATTTCGACCGACGATCGTTTCGAAGATATCGTTGCGAAGGGTTTCGATGCCGGTCTTCGTCTCGGGGAGCATCTCGATGCAGACATGATCGCGGTGAAAGCGAGCGGTGAATGGCGCGGGGCTATCGTCGGTTCCCCTTCTTATTTCGCTGATAACCCGCCACCGCATGATCCGAGGGACCTCATCCGGCATCGCTGCATACGCCGGCGGTTTGCAAGCGGCCTCATCTATCGCTGGGAGCTGGAAAAAGACGGCAAGCCGCTCGTTGTGGATGTGCAGGGGCCGCTTATTTTGTCGGACCAGAGCCTTATCCGAAGGGCGGCAATCGATGGAGCAGGACTTGCCTTCGTTTTCGAGCAGCGCGTCGAAGACGATATCAGGCAAGGCCGGCTCACCCGCGTGCTCGACGAATGGTGTGCGCCCTTTGACGGATTTTATATCTACTACCCTTCTCGCCGGCAGATGCGTCCGGCGCTGAGGGCTTTCGTGGATTTCTTCCGTTTCCGGAGTTGA
- a CDS encoding GNAT family N-acetyltransferase → MDLGIRDAAPSDRAEWLRLWNDYLAFYEVDLAADVTKYTWERILDPASRVSMRVAMLGERMAGFAIYHFHDSTWVKTPDCYLEDLYVDGDIRGKGAGRALMDDLITICKKKGWSRLYWNTGEDNHRAQKLYDSYVKSDGHIRYRITF, encoded by the coding sequence ATGGATCTTGGAATTCGTGATGCCGCACCGTCGGATCGGGCGGAGTGGCTGCGGCTGTGGAATGACTATCTCGCCTTTTATGAGGTCGATCTCGCCGCCGACGTGACCAAATATACCTGGGAACGCATCCTCGATCCCGCGTCCCGCGTCTCCATGCGCGTGGCGATGCTGGGTGAGCGCATGGCGGGCTTTGCCATTTACCACTTCCACGATTCCACTTGGGTGAAGACACCTGACTGCTATCTTGAGGATTTGTATGTCGATGGCGACATCCGCGGCAAGGGCGCGGGGCGGGCATTGATGGATGATCTGATCACTATCTGCAAGAAAAAGGGCTGGTCGCGTCTTTACTGGAACACCGGCGAGGACAATCACCGGGCCCAGAAGCTCTATGACAGTTACGTGAAAAGCGACGGTCACATCCGCTACCGCATCACCTTCTGA
- a CDS encoding aldo/keto reductase, with the protein MEKRSLGRTGLSIAPIVFGGNVFGWTADEKTSFALLDAFFDAGFNAIDTADVYSAWVDGHVGGESEAIIGKWLKQSSVKREDAVIVTKVGFDNRGQKTGLSAKWIAEAVDASLKRLQTDYIDLYLAHKPDADVPLEETLAAFAKLKEQGKIRAIGCSNYSASQLQEALDVAARNNLPRYDVLQPEYNLYNRADFEGPLADLCVKQEIGVINYYSLAAGFLTGKYRAKADTEGVARSYRVADYVNARGLAVLGALDAVAVQTGAKLADIALAWLLRKKAVTAPIASATSLSQLESFKRAVELKLTDEMMALLDKAGA; encoded by the coding sequence GTGGAAAAACGAAGCCTTGGCCGCACAGGCCTCTCCATCGCCCCGATCGTCTTTGGCGGTAACGTGTTCGGCTGGACAGCGGATGAGAAGACCTCCTTTGCCCTGCTCGATGCCTTTTTCGATGCCGGGTTCAACGCCATCGATACGGCGGATGTCTACTCCGCCTGGGTGGACGGGCATGTGGGTGGCGAGTCGGAGGCGATTATCGGCAAGTGGCTGAAGCAGTCCTCCGTTAAGCGGGAGGATGCAGTGATCGTCACCAAGGTCGGTTTTGACAATCGCGGTCAGAAGACCGGGCTGAGCGCCAAATGGATCGCAGAGGCCGTCGATGCTTCGCTGAAGCGGCTTCAGACCGATTACATCGACCTTTACCTTGCCCATAAGCCTGACGCCGACGTGCCGCTGGAGGAAACGCTTGCCGCCTTCGCCAAGTTGAAAGAGCAGGGGAAAATCCGCGCCATCGGCTGCTCCAACTATTCCGCAAGCCAGCTCCAGGAGGCTCTTGATGTGGCTGCCAGGAACAATCTGCCGCGTTACGATGTGCTGCAGCCGGAATATAATCTCTACAACCGGGCAGATTTCGAAGGCCCATTAGCAGATCTTTGTGTGAAACAAGAGATCGGCGTCATCAATTATTATAGCCTCGCCGCCGGGTTCCTCACCGGAAAATACCGTGCCAAGGCAGATACGGAAGGCGTTGCCCGCAGCTATCGCGTGGCTGACTACGTCAATGCCCGCGGCCTCGCCGTTCTTGGCGCACTGGACGCCGTCGCGGTGCAGACCGGGGCAAAGCTCGCCGACATCGCGCTAGCCTGGCTGCTGCGCAAGAAGGCCGTAACAGCGCCGATCGCCAGCGCCACCAGCCTGTCGCAGCTTGAAAGCTTCAAACGCGCCGTCGAGCTGAAACTGACCGACGAGATGATGGCGCTTCTCGACAAGGCGGGGGCATAA